The Exiguobacterium acetylicum genome includes a window with the following:
- a CDS encoding phosphatidylglycerophosphatase A family protein codes for MKKTHSKEVKQAAIDKLHERGVTIHAIAEIVYQMQAPYTVDLTVETCVSSVERVLEKRELQHAILVGAELDILAEKGLLSEPLLSIIQSDEGLFGVDETIAIGAVNTYGSIAVTTFGYLDKAKVGIIKELDTKLGDGKVNTFMDDIVAAIAANASGRLAHRLRDKEDYSAEELEERKGTY; via the coding sequence ATGAAGAAAACACATTCAAAAGAGGTCAAACAAGCAGCAATTGATAAGTTACATGAACGCGGGGTGACGATCCACGCGATTGCTGAAATCGTGTACCAAATGCAAGCCCCTTACACAGTGGATCTGACAGTCGAGACATGTGTCAGTTCTGTTGAGCGTGTTCTTGAAAAACGTGAATTACAACATGCAATTCTCGTCGGAGCAGAACTAGATATCTTAGCAGAAAAGGGTTTATTATCAGAACCACTCTTGTCCATCATCCAAAGCGATGAAGGGCTATTTGGCGTCGATGAGACAATTGCGATCGGTGCCGTCAATACGTACGGATCGATTGCTGTTACGACATTTGGATATTTAGATAAAGCCAAGGTCGGAATCATCAAAGAACTCGATACGAAGCTTGGAGACGGAAAAGTCAATACGTTCATGGATGATATCGTCGCTGCTATCGCGGCAAACGCATCCGGACGACTAGCGCATCGATTGCGAGATAAGGAAGACTATTCAGCAGAAGAATTAGAAGAACGTAAGGGGACATACTGA
- a CDS encoding YjcG family protein translates to MNIGVVLFPSKRVQDFANSYRKRYDSKYALITPHITLRERMEVDETELDRIVSELNRIASGTKPVNLHIQGARSFHPTNNVLFLKVIPTDELEQLHRSLHTGPLEHKPKYDFLPHITIGQELSDVELFDVLERLKMEDIRFQEDVTKMALLYELENGAWSVYETFRFTGQ, encoded by the coding sequence ATGAACATCGGGGTTGTATTGTTTCCATCGAAACGCGTTCAAGATTTTGCCAATTCATACCGAAAGAGATATGACTCGAAGTATGCACTAATCACACCTCACATCACGCTACGGGAGCGGATGGAAGTGGACGAGACAGAGTTAGACCGGATCGTTTCTGAATTGAATCGGATCGCATCTGGGACTAAGCCAGTCAACCTTCATATTCAAGGAGCTCGTTCGTTCCATCCGACGAACAATGTCTTATTCCTTAAAGTAATACCAACCGATGAGTTAGAGCAATTACATCGTTCCTTGCACACGGGTCCACTCGAACATAAGCCGAAATACGATTTCTTGCCGCATATCACGATTGGTCAAGAACTGTCGGATGTCGAACTGTTCGATGTGTTAGAGCGCCTCAAGATGGAAGATATCCGCTTCCAAGAGGATGTTACGAAAATGGCATTATTGTATGAATTAGAAAATGGTGCTTGGAGTGTCTATGAGACATTCCGCTTCACAGGTCAATGA